Part of the Halorussus limi genome is shown below.
CCGAGGACGCGGGCGTTCAATTAGGCGAAACGGGGGCCATCGCGACCGACACGTACCGAGAGACGAACCTCCCGGACGTGTACGCGGCAGGCGACTGTGCGGAGACCGAACACGTCGTCACGGGCGAGCCAGCGTACGTGCCCTTGGCGTTGACCGCCAACCGCCACGGCCGGGCAATCGGACAGACTGTCGCAGGAGAACCGACGGAGGGCGGCGGTACCGCAGGGACAGCGGCAGTCAAGGCGTTCGAGATGGAGGCCGCTCGGACCGGGGTTCTGAATCACGAGGAGGCCCGTGCGGTCGGCTTCGAACCGATGACCGAGACCATCGAGGCGAAATCTCGCGCTGGCTACTATCCCGAAGGTGGGACCGTGCAAGTAACGCTCACCGTCGATCGGCCGTCCGGTCGCGTACTCGGCGGCAGTCTCGTCTCCGAGTACGGTGAGGGTGCCGTCTACCGAAGCCACGCGCTCGTCGGTGCAGTGACCGAAGGCATCACCGTCGACGAACTCTCAAACTACGATCTCGCGTACGCACCGCCGTTCAATACGACGTGGGACCCCGTCCTGACCGCTGCGAAGGTAGTCGAAAGCGAGCGCTGAACTGTCCCGCGGTCGTCGCCAAGCGCGGGGCTAGTCGTCGTGCAACGAGTCTCAGAGTACGTCCGGCAGTTCTCAGTCAGTTTACGTCGAAAGGGTCCCGGTTCGTCGAGTTCACATCTGAGACGTTGCAGTGCGTCAGACTCGTCCCGTGACTCGACTTGCATTAGCACCGCTGTAGACTGTGCAACCGTTCCGTTGACCGACGGCCACCACATTTTCGGGTACCCGGGCGAAACGCAGAGATAATGGGCCTGATGCAGAAGCTCCGGCGGCTACTCGGACTCGTCGAGGGTCACGAGGACAAGATAGCGAAGCAGGTCAGCAAGCGAACCAGCGTGAGCGAAGAGAAGGCCAAACGAGGCATCGAGAAGGTCCAAGAGACGGTCGGCGAAGACTCGAACAACGACGTCGGAGACCCGAACCGTCGCTGACGACAGCCAGACCGAATGCCATAGATCTGCCCGTGTATCAGCCGCTGAGGACCCCGCGGGACCGACCGATTCGAAACGACCGGCCACCGGTACCACCTGAAGGGATTATGCCGCTCGACCACCGAGGACCCGTATGCAGTGGTGCGACCAGCCAAAGAGGACAGCCGCGAGCGACGGTGTGAGAACGCGGAACCGAATTCCGAAGGAGGACGTGGCGTGACCGACGACCCGCTTCCGGCCGAACACCTCTCGCCGCTCGCTGCGCTCGTCGACGAGGTACTCGCGGGCGTCGGTTACGAGATGGCGGCCGCTACCGACGCCATCGACGACGCCGTCCCCGGCTACGGCGGTCTCTTCGACCCCGCGACCACCTCGGACGAGTTGCGTCAGGCGCTCGAAGACCTGCTGGCGTCGGGGGTCACCCAGCCACCCGTCGCCGAGTCGACGAGCGACACCTTCGTCCTCTACGTCGACGGTAGCTCGCGGGGCAATCCCGGTCCCGCAGGTGCGGGCGCGGTCATCATGGACGCAACGGAGGACGAACTCGCTCGTCTCGGCCGCCCCGTCGGCTCCCGGACGGGCAACAACACCGCCGAGTACGTCGCCCTCCGGCTCGGCCTCTCCGAACTGCTGGCTCGCTACGAGCCACGGAGACTGGAGGTGCGTATCGATTCGATGACGGTCATCCGAGACGTCTGGGGCGGCGACGACCCGACGGAACCGGGCGTCGAAGCCTATAGCGAGGCCGTCAGGACCGCATTGGCGAGCATCCCGGAACACGAGTACACGCATCTGGCCGACAGCGACCCGAACCCCGCCGACGCACTGGCCACAGTAGGAGCCGATATCGCGGCCTTCGGACCCGGATAGGAGTAGTGCGTTCGTCTGTCCTGTTGGCGTCCGTGCGGTCGTTCTACTCGTGGTCAGTGAAATGGCATGGTCGGTGTAGTTGTACTTGATTCTAAGACCGCTTAAACCGTGTTTCCACTACACTGCAGGTCTTGTTTTACGAACCTCTTAGCGCGTTCGTTCCCTCAGATGAACCGGGGGATTCCGTAGGCGGAACCGTGGAATCCGACCTCGAATCATGAACGCAGGCACCAGTATCGACGACAGAATCGTACTGCAACCGGAATCGACTAGCGAGCAACAGGTGCGGAACCTGCTTATGGACGCGGTCACCGAACACGATGCGGCCACGCTCTTGTGGACGACTGCGGACCTCGGTGACTACTCCGAGCTGCACGGAAAGCACGCCCACAGGGACGAGGAGTAGGGGCTGGTAATGCCGTGGGACGACGCCGAGGAGTTCCCCGTGTACGGTGAAAGGCAAGACTACAGACGCCTTCTGCAAGCACTTATCAGCCAATCATTGTACCAGAGTGACGACGGTGTAGAGTTCCGAGCCACCTTAATTCGTGCACGACTCGTCCGAACTGAGAGAGAGGGTATACCACTCCCCGTCGTAGTCGACGTACCACGTGTAGTGGGCTTCAGGAAAGGCGGTCTCCCGAAGTCGCTCCAGGAGCCGGTGCCATGCGCGGGAAGGAGACTGGGTTGTTTCGTGATAGCCGTCGGTCACCGCCGCGTCCAGAATGGCTTGCTCTTCGGGTGTGGGGGGCTCAATTCGGATGATGTGGCGGTCGGCAATCAACTCACGGAATGACTCGGCACTTTCTGCCACCCGTTCAGCAGTGTATTCGTGTACGAGTTTCTCCATCGTGGTTGTTCGGTGGGCCGTCACCTCGTAGGCCCTCCCCTCCCAGCGAACCCACAACTCGCCCTCGTCCACAAACGTTGACTCAGCGGTCCCGTCCCGGTATGGAACTGGAGACGCGGAAAAATCGAGTATCGTCTCCGGATAGACTTGGGGTTTGTAGAGACCGCCGTAGACGGTGGACCGCAATGCTAATTGGTCGGATTCGGGGAGGTCCGGGAACGATAACACCGTAGCGTTCGGTGATGGCGTTTGACGGGGGTTCCACGTGACGCTGAGTACGAGTGCCGGTAGTTCAGCGGTGTAGCTGTTGGCAAGTTCGACGTAGTAATACGAGTTATCGAACTCCACGTACGAGGCCTGTTTGAGTGGGCGAGGCCCGTAGGAAGCAGTCGTACTCCCATGGCGACTTGCTCGGTGAGCGAGTGTCCGCTGAAATCGGTTGTACGTGGGCAGAAGGTCCGTCACGGGGTCGAAGGGTTCAGCGACGGCCCCGTACTCACAGAGGTCCTGTTCATCCCTCGAACCCCCGAATGGAAGTGAACTACAGCCCGCACCCAAGAGCGCGAGGCCGGATGCAACGAGTGTTCGTCGTGAATACATAGTCTACAGGCAGGTGTACGCGCCGGGCGCTCCGTAGGACGTTACTTCGGTTTTGAAACCGTAGAGGAGGCCGTTGTCACAGGAGACACTCTTCCAGATCTTGACGTGGTCGTCAGTGTAGACGACGATTACGAAGACGGTCTGGCCGTACGGCTCGGCCATCGTCCAAGTGCGTGTCGTACCGGGGTCCAACGTGTACCGTCCGTAGAGTTGGACCTCACTAGGAAACGAAAGGGACATCACCGTGTGATAGTCGCCGGGATGACTCGAACTGATACCAGCAGTCCCCTCGGTCGTGTTGTAGTCACCACCAGTACTGCGATGTACTTGGATGTCATTGATCTCTGTCCCTTCACCGACCCAAAGTTCGAGCGTGTGGCTCGTATCCGCGCTATTAGTAAAATTGATGAACACTGGACGGTCTTGTGGGGTCGACGTATCGGAAGTGCCTGGTAGCGCCCCCGCTAAAAATAGTCCGCTAAAACAGAGTCCCGCCAACAGGAGAATGATACTTCCGCGGAGAAGACGAGTCATCGTCTGCTGAATCATACTCTAAACCCTTAACAATTCGCAACTTCCCGGCGTGTCATCGCCATTAGAGTTGGTGTTTTGCCGCTATTTAGGCATGCTTGTACCAGCCCTTCCAGGGAAGAATTCCGGAAATACACGGACGCTCCGTGCTGAATACAGAGGAGGGGATGGATTAATTGGTGGGGTATGAGATTGGTGTTCGGCGTGTTCGTTGGAGATAGTCTTGGGCTTACTCTTTGTGTTGTTGGTTGTGTAGTCCTGATGAGACGCCGACGGTGAGGGCGACGACTACTGTGAGGATGTGTATTGTTCCGAACTCAGCGCTATTGTTAGTGAATTCGAGTATCAGGAAGACAGATGTCATAGTAGTGATGACAAATTGGCCTTCGTTTCTGGCTGTTCCTCCGTAAAGTAGCCAATTCCAAACCTCTGGGCGCAATATTACGATAGACCCATTT
Proteins encoded:
- a CDS encoding ribonuclease HI family protein; this translates as MTDDPLPAEHLSPLAALVDEVLAGVGYEMAAATDAIDDAVPGYGGLFDPATTSDELRQALEDLLASGVTQPPVAESTSDTFVLYVDGSSRGNPGPAGAGAVIMDATEDELARLGRPVGSRTGNNTAEYVALRLGLSELLARYEPRRLEVRIDSMTVIRDVWGGDDPTEPGVEAYSEAVRTALASIPEHEYTHLADSDPNPADALATVGADIAAFGPG